From the genome of Halorussus caseinilyticus, one region includes:
- a CDS encoding 30S ribosomal protein S8: protein MAGNDPLANALSGIDNAEGVGHLDHTVQPASNEIGSVLEVFYDRGYIDGFEFVDDGKAGQFEVELKGAINECGSVKPRYSAGADEFEKWEKRFLPARDYGALVVTTSRGVMSHYEAREQGVGGQVIAYVY from the coding sequence ATGGCAGGAAACGATCCGCTGGCCAACGCGCTTTCCGGCATCGACAACGCCGAAGGCGTGGGTCACCTCGACCACACGGTACAGCCCGCCTCGAACGAAATCGGCAGCGTACTCGAGGTCTTCTACGACCGCGGGTACATCGACGGCTTCGAGTTCGTCGACGACGGTAAAGCCGGGCAGTTCGAGGTCGAACTGAAAGGCGCGATAAACGAGTGCGGTTCGGTCAAGCCCCGCTATTCGGCGGGCGCAGACGAGTTCGAGAAGTGGGAGAAGCGATTCCTCCCCGCCCGTGACTACGGGGCGCTCGTCGTCACGACCAGCCGCGGCGTCATGAGCCACTACGAGGCCCGCGAACAGGGCGTCGGTGGCCAAGTCATCGCGTACGTCTACTAA
- a CDS encoding RNA methyltransferase, giving the protein MTFSVLVPSSLVREAEDKREATRKIGYVARAATVFRADRIGVFPDPDGERRWGGGFVSTVLEYAATPPYLRKEVFGKRDELEYAGVLPPLRAPSLTGSESEGSGSLRQGIVTEVGPEGRVRVNCGLQHPISLVVPPEMEVGEGKRVTVRISSRSPVRAKLVDEPLSGLSVTRTDLPAALDRDDAGVRIATSRHGVELTTRRLTELVGRTERDGMTVAFGSPGRGLPEMLDLPIDSLADTWPVGEDEADAESGVESGAPGRFDLWLNAVPNQGSEVVRTEEAMFAALGCLNLKEK; this is encoded by the coding sequence ATGACCTTCAGCGTACTCGTTCCGTCATCCCTCGTCCGGGAAGCCGAAGACAAGCGCGAGGCGACTCGAAAAATCGGTTACGTCGCTCGCGCGGCGACGGTGTTCCGGGCCGACCGCATCGGGGTCTTTCCCGACCCCGACGGCGAGCGGAGATGGGGTGGCGGGTTCGTAAGCACCGTGTTGGAGTACGCCGCGACGCCGCCCTACCTCCGAAAGGAGGTATTCGGCAAGCGGGACGAACTGGAGTACGCGGGCGTCCTACCGCCGCTCCGCGCCCCCTCACTGACCGGCTCCGAATCCGAGGGTTCGGGGTCGTTAAGACAGGGAATCGTGACCGAGGTCGGACCTGAAGGGCGCGTTCGGGTCAATTGCGGACTGCAACACCCGATTTCGCTCGTCGTGCCGCCAGAAATGGAGGTCGGCGAGGGGAAGCGCGTAACCGTCAGGATCTCTTCGCGAAGTCCGGTCCGTGCGAAACTCGTAGACGAACCCCTCTCGGGTTTGTCGGTGACGCGCACGGACCTTCCGGCGGCCCTCGACCGCGACGACGCGGGCGTTCGAATCGCAACGTCCCGCCACGGGGTCGAGTTGACCACCCGGCGGTTGACCGAACTGGTCGGCCGGACCGAACGCGACGGCATGACCGTCGCGTTCGGTTCACCGGGTCGAGGCCTGCCGGAGATGCTCGACCTCCCCATCGACTCGCTGGCCGATACGTGGCCAGTCGGGGAGGACGAGGCGGACGCGGAGTCCGGAGTCGAATCGGGCGCACCCGGCCGGTTTGACCTCTGGCTGAACGCGGTTCCGAACCAAGGTAGCGAGGTCGTGCGAACCGAAGAAGCGATGTTCGCCGCACTCGGCTGCCTGAACCTCAAAGAGAAGTGA
- a CDS encoding 30S ribosomal protein S17: protein MAIGLNVSEPEGTCSDENCPFHGSLSVRGQTLEGEVASTDMDKTVIVEREYDVPVPKYDRYMKRRSRVPAHAPDCLELEVGDTVRIAETRPLSKTKSHVVVEQFETTRSFGAGGTEQQDETEGEE from the coding sequence ATGGCAATAGGACTGAACGTATCAGAGCCGGAGGGAACCTGCTCCGACGAGAACTGTCCGTTCCACGGAAGCCTTTCCGTGCGCGGCCAGACCCTCGAAGGAGAGGTTGCCTCCACCGACATGGACAAGACCGTAATCGTCGAGCGAGAGTACGACGTTCCGGTTCCGAAGTACGACCGATACATGAAGCGTCGGTCGCGCGTTCCGGCACACGCGCCGGACTGTCTGGAACTGGAAGTCGGCGACACGGTTCGTATCGCAGAGACCCGACCGCTTTCGAAAACGAAGAGCCACGTCGTCGTCGAGCAGTTCGAGACGACGCGGAGCTTCGGCGCGGGCGGAACCGAACAACAAGACGAAACGGAGGGCGAAGAGTAA
- a CDS encoding ribonuclease P protein component 1 — translation MPLTPETLTRHELNGLPVRVVDAPNPDLVGIEGRVVAETQGTLSVASADRVRQVPKQGSTFEFALTDESAGVEKAPGTAFKRGSETAGVRSGQSGPCESVAYVTVDGARLLSRPALRTEKAGDSKWQ, via the coding sequence ATGCCACTCACACCCGAGACGCTGACGCGACACGAACTCAACGGACTCCCCGTCCGCGTCGTAGACGCGCCGAACCCGGACCTCGTGGGAATCGAGGGCCGGGTCGTCGCCGAGACGCAGGGGACGTTGAGCGTCGCGTCCGCCGACCGGGTGCGGCAGGTGCCAAAGCAGGGCTCGACATTCGAGTTCGCGCTCACAGATGAATCCGCCGGGGTCGAGAAGGCTCCGGGGACCGCGTTCAAACGTGGGTCGGAAACTGCCGGAGTCCGCTCCGGTCAGTCTGGTCCATGCGAGAGCGTGGCCTACGTTACGGTGGATGGCGCGCGGTTGCTCTCACGACCCGCATTGCGCACCGAGAAGGCAGGTGACTCTAAATGGCAATAG
- a CDS encoding 30S ribosomal protein S4e: MTKHQKRLSVPKSWPVERKTETFTVKADSGPHGEDGVPLLILLRDVLGYVQSRKEARYALDQGNVLVNGDDSVAEDRPIGMFDIVAFIEREEYYRVFPDEGGRLALTPIDADAAGSKLGKIEDKTKVAGDQTQLNLHDGQNLLVEDASEYSAGDSIVIDNDDSEVVAHFPYEEGSLVTAVRGAHAGEIGEVTEIQVTPGSGSNNVVVELLDEDGTFETVEEYVVVIDENFVGGDDE, from the coding sequence ATGACCAAGCATCAGAAACGACTCTCAGTTCCGAAGTCCTGGCCGGTCGAACGTAAGACCGAAACCTTCACCGTGAAGGCCGACTCCGGCCCGCACGGAGAGGACGGCGTTCCCCTGCTCATCCTGCTACGGGACGTGCTGGGCTACGTCCAGTCCCGGAAGGAAGCACGGTACGCGCTCGACCAAGGGAACGTGCTGGTCAACGGCGACGACAGCGTCGCCGAGGACCGGCCCATCGGGATGTTCGACATCGTTGCGTTCATCGAGCGAGAAGAGTACTACCGCGTCTTCCCCGACGAGGGCGGTCGGCTCGCGCTGACCCCCATCGACGCGGACGCCGCCGGTAGCAAACTCGGCAAAATCGAGGACAAGACGAAGGTCGCTGGCGACCAGACCCAGCTCAACCTCCACGACGGGCAGAACCTGCTCGTCGAGGACGCGAGCGAGTACAGCGCCGGTGACTCCATCGTCATCGACAACGACGACAGCGAAGTCGTCGCTCACTTCCCCTACGAGGAAGGCAGTCTCGTGACCGCCGTTCGCGGCGCGCACGCTGGCGAAATCGGCGAAGTCACCGAGATTCAGGTGACGCCCGGTAGCGGCTCGAACAACGTCGTCGTGGAACTCCTCGACGAGGACGGAACCTTCGAGACGGTCGAAGAGTACGTCGTCGTCATCGACGAGAACTTCGTCGGAGGTGACGACGAATGA
- a CDS encoding 30S ribosomal protein S3 — protein sequence MADEQEFIHDGLQRSQIDEFFADELGRAGYGGMEVAKTPMGTQIVLKAEKPGMVIGKGGKNIRKITTQLEERFDLEDPQIDVQEVDEPDLNARIVADRLANALERGWYFRKAGHTTIDRIMDAGALGAEIVLSGKVTGARSRVEKFNRGYIKHNGEPAEDIVDHGQGVAVLKLGTIGVDVKIIPPGANLPDDFEIEEGASPEEIVPEAVEANEQAGVEELLEEPTDEELEELRDDEEAGEEPAEVGEEELDEEVVEEVIEDESSDESAEEAEESVEEELDELEEEVEQEAEDLMDEMEDEESEE from the coding sequence ATGGCAGACGAACAAGAGTTCATTCACGACGGGCTTCAGCGGTCCCAAATCGACGAATTCTTCGCCGACGAACTCGGCCGCGCGGGATACGGTGGCATGGAAGTCGCCAAGACCCCGATGGGCACTCAAATCGTGCTCAAGGCCGAGAAGCCCGGTATGGTCATCGGCAAGGGCGGGAAGAACATCCGGAAGATTACCACGCAACTCGAAGAGCGGTTCGACCTCGAAGACCCGCAAATCGACGTGCAGGAAGTGGACGAACCGGACCTCAACGCCCGCATCGTCGCCGACCGACTCGCCAACGCACTCGAACGCGGTTGGTACTTCCGGAAAGCCGGTCACACCACCATCGACCGCATCATGGACGCCGGTGCCCTCGGTGCCGAAATCGTCCTCTCCGGGAAGGTCACCGGTGCGCGCTCGCGCGTCGAGAAGTTCAACCGCGGGTACATCAAGCACAACGGCGAACCCGCCGAGGACATCGTAGACCACGGCCAAGGGGTCGCGGTCCTCAAACTCGGCACCATCGGCGTGGACGTGAAAATCATCCCGCCGGGAGCCAACCTCCCCGACGACTTCGAAATCGAAGAGGGCGCGAGTCCCGAGGAAATCGTCCCCGAGGCAGTCGAGGCCAACGAACAGGCTGGCGTCGAGGAACTCCTCGAAGAGCCGACCGACGAGGAACTCGAAGAACTCCGCGACGACGAGGAGGCGGGCGAGGAGCCTGCCGAAGTCGGCGAGGAAGAACTCGACGAGGAAGTCGTCGAAGAGGTCATCGAGGACGAGTCGAGCGACGAGTCGGCTGAGGAAGCCGAGGAGTCGGTCGAAGAGGAACTCGACGAACTCGAAGAAGAGGTCGAACAGGAAGCCGAAGACCTCATGGACGAGATGGAAGACGAGGAGAGTGAGGAATAA
- a CDS encoding 50S ribosomal protein L6 — protein MARSKLEIPDDVTAEKDHLELTVEGPEGSVTRRLWYPDVSVEVDDDGVVIESETEDAKTNATVGTFESHVRNMFHGVTEGWEYTMEVFYSHFPMQVRAENGEVVIENFLGEKAPRRTNIHGDTTVEVDDEVLHLRGPSIEDVGQTAADIEQLTRVQDKDTRVFQDGVYITEKPQTGGV, from the coding sequence ATGGCACGAAGCAAACTGGAAATTCCCGACGACGTGACCGCCGAGAAAGACCACCTCGAACTCACCGTCGAGGGGCCGGAGGGGTCCGTTACGCGACGCCTCTGGTACCCGGACGTGTCGGTCGAAGTGGACGACGACGGCGTGGTCATCGAGAGCGAGACCGAGGACGCCAAGACCAACGCGACCGTGGGCACCTTCGAGAGCCACGTTCGCAACATGTTCCACGGCGTGACCGAGGGCTGGGAGTACACCATGGAGGTGTTCTACTCCCACTTCCCGATGCAAGTCCGCGCCGAGAACGGCGAGGTCGTCATCGAGAACTTCCTCGGAGAGAAGGCCCCGCGACGAACGAACATTCACGGTGACACGACCGTCGAAGTGGACGACGAGGTACTCCACCTTCGCGGGCCGAGCATCGAGGACGTGGGCCAGACGGCCGCGGACATCGAGCAGTTGACCCGCGTGCAGGACAAGGACACCCGCGTCTTCCAAGACGGCGTTTACATCACCGAGAAGCCCCAGACCGGAGGTGTCTAA
- a CDS encoding 50S ribosomal protein L32e, with protein sequence MADDEPETLEDVSGVGPSKAEALRDAGFSSVEDVKAATQDELAEVEGIGNALAARIKADVGGLEVEEETEAEIEEEEPEEAAEAEGEEVETELQPRGLVDKTPDLSEREEELLTQRKRVGKPQFNRQDYHKKKRTPTSWRRPRGKLSKQRRGVKGKGPTVEAGFRTPTEVRGKHPSGFEEVRVHNTDDLEGVDGDTEAVRIASKVGARKRERIEEQAEENGIRVLNPTYVEVEVEE encoded by the coding sequence ATGGCAGACGACGAACCCGAAACACTCGAAGACGTAAGCGGAGTCGGCCCGAGCAAGGCCGAGGCGCTCCGCGACGCGGGCTTCTCGTCCGTAGAGGACGTGAAGGCCGCGACTCAGGACGAACTCGCCGAGGTCGAAGGCATCGGGAACGCCCTCGCCGCCCGTATCAAGGCGGACGTTGGCGGTCTCGAAGTCGAAGAGGAGACCGAGGCCGAAATCGAAGAAGAAGAGCCCGAAGAGGCGGCGGAAGCCGAGGGCGAGGAAGTCGAAACCGAACTCCAGCCCCGCGGTCTGGTCGACAAGACCCCCGACCTCAGCGAGCGCGAGGAGGAACTCCTCACGCAACGCAAGCGCGTCGGCAAGCCGCAGTTCAACCGGCAGGACTACCACAAGAAAAAGCGCACGCCGACCTCGTGGCGACGCCCGCGCGGAAAGCTGTCCAAACAGCGCCGCGGCGTCAAGGGCAAAGGCCCGACGGTCGAAGCCGGATTCCGAACCCCGACCGAAGTGCGCGGCAAGCACCCCAGCGGCTTCGAGGAAGTCCGCGTCCACAACACCGACGACCTCGAAGGCGTCGACGGCGACACGGAAGCGGTCCGCATCGCCTCGAAAGTCGGTGCCCGCAAGCGCGAGCGCATCGAGGAACAGGCCGAAGAGAACGGCATTCGCGTCCTGAACCCGACCTACGTCGAAGTGGAGGTCGAAGAATGA
- a CDS encoding 50S ribosomal protein L14 — MEALKADVTQGLSKGSLLTCADNTGARELKVISVSGYSGTKSRHPKAGIGDKVTVSVTKGTPEMRRQVLEAVIVRQRKSIRRPDGTRVKFEDNAAVIIDDVEEPRGTEIKGPIAREVAERFGSIASTATMIV; from the coding sequence ATGGAAGCGCTCAAAGCCGACGTGACGCAGGGACTCTCGAAGGGGTCGCTGCTGACGTGTGCCGACAACACCGGCGCGCGTGAACTCAAGGTCATCAGCGTTTCCGGCTACTCGGGTACCAAGAGCCGACACCCCAAAGCGGGCATCGGCGACAAAGTGACCGTCTCGGTCACGAAGGGTACCCCCGAGATGCGACGGCAGGTGCTGGAAGCGGTCATCGTCCGCCAGCGCAAGTCTATCCGTCGTCCCGACGGTACCCGCGTCAAGTTCGAAGACAACGCGGCCGTCATCATCGACGACGTGGAGGAACCGCGCGGGACCGAAATCAAGGGTCCCATCGCGCGGGAAGTCGCAGAGCGGTTCGGAAGCATCGCAAGCACCGCTACGATGATAGTATGA
- a CDS encoding 50S ribosomal protein L2: MGRRIQGQRRGRGTPTFRAPSHQYKADLTHKKPEEVDTVSGTVVDIEHDPARSAPVAAVEFEDGDQRLILVPEGVGVGETIQIGVSAEIKEGNTLPLAEIPEGVPVCNVERQPGDGGKFARASGVSANLVTHDRDAAVVELPSGEVKRLSPDCRATIGVVAGGGRTEKPMVKAGNKYHKMKARGTKWPNVRGVAMNAVDHPFGGGGRQHPGKPKSVSRNAPPGRKVGDISSRRTGRGGN, from the coding sequence ATGGGACGACGAATCCAAGGACAGCGACGTGGCCGCGGGACGCCGACGTTCCGCGCCCCCTCGCACCAGTACAAGGCGGACCTCACGCACAAAAAGCCCGAAGAGGTCGATACCGTCTCCGGAACGGTCGTGGACATCGAACACGACCCCGCACGGAGCGCGCCGGTCGCCGCCGTCGAGTTCGAGGACGGCGACCAGCGACTCATCCTCGTGCCCGAAGGCGTCGGCGTCGGCGAGACCATCCAAATCGGCGTCAGCGCCGAAATCAAGGAGGGCAACACGCTTCCGCTCGCCGAGATTCCGGAAGGAGTCCCGGTGTGTAACGTCGAGCGACAACCCGGCGACGGCGGTAAGTTCGCTCGCGCCTCCGGCGTGAGCGCCAACCTCGTCACGCACGACCGCGACGCCGCAGTCGTGGAACTGCCCAGCGGCGAGGTCAAGCGCCTCTCGCCCGACTGTCGGGCGACCATCGGCGTGGTCGCAGGCGGCGGCCGAACCGAGAAGCCGATGGTGAAGGCGGGCAACAAGTACCACAAGATGAAAGCGCGCGGCACCAAGTGGCCGAACGTTCGCGGCGTGGCGATGAACGCCGTAGACCATCCGTTCGGCGGCGGTGGCCGCCAGCACCCCGGCAAGCCCAAGTCCGTCTCGCGGAACGCTCCGCCGGGCCGGAAGGTCGGGGACATCTCGTCCCGGCGCACGGGACGGGGAGGTAACTGA
- a CDS encoding 30S ribosomal protein S19, whose translation MSEGEYRTGRDGEFTYRGYDLDELQDMSLDEVAELLPARQRRTIERGLSAEQEKLLEEAGEATEEGSANDPIRTHLRNMPILPEFVGKTFAVYNGQSFDRVRVEPEMLGHYLGEFQLTRKSVEHGQAGIGATRSSKFVPLK comes from the coding sequence ATGAGCGAAGGCGAATACCGAACCGGCCGTGACGGTGAGTTCACCTACCGCGGCTACGACCTCGACGAGTTGCAGGACATGAGTCTGGACGAAGTTGCAGAACTGCTTCCCGCACGACAGCGGCGAACCATCGAGCGCGGTCTGTCCGCCGAGCAGGAGAAACTGCTCGAAGAGGCTGGCGAAGCCACCGAGGAAGGGTCGGCCAACGACCCCATCCGGACGCACCTGCGAAACATGCCGATTCTCCCCGAGTTCGTCGGCAAGACGTTCGCGGTGTACAACGGCCAGAGCTTCGACCGCGTGCGGGTCGAACCGGAGATGCTGGGGCACTACCTCGGCGAGTTCCAGTTGACCCGCAAGTCGGTCGAACACGGACAGGCCGGTATCGGCGCGACCCGCTCCTCGAAGTTCGTGCCACTCAAGTGA
- the rpmC gene encoding 50S ribosomal protein L29: MAILHTEEIRDMTPAERESELEDLETELLNAKAVKAAGGAPEDPGRFKELRRTIARIKTVQREEGDLEDTDEE, encoded by the coding sequence ATGGCAATCCTTCACACCGAGGAAATCCGCGACATGACGCCCGCAGAGCGCGAGTCGGAACTGGAAGACCTCGAAACCGAACTCCTCAACGCGAAGGCCGTGAAAGCCGCCGGTGGCGCACCGGAGGACCCCGGCCGATTCAAGGAACTTCGCCGGACCATCGCGCGAATCAAGACGGTTCAGCGCGAGGAAGGCGACCTCGAAGACACAGACGAAGAATAA
- the rpl3p gene encoding 50S ribosomal protein L3: protein MPETSRPRKGSLGFGPRTRATSEVPRFNSWPEGDGNPSLQGFAGYKAGMTHVVMVNDESNSPREGMEETVPVTIVETPPMRAVALRAYEDTPYGKKPLTEVWGDDFHDDLSRTLDVPEDYDVDAAEDELREAVSNGDVADLRVVTHTVPDEIPSVPKKKPDVMETRVGGGSLGDRVDFALDLLADGGEHAMNDVFRAGEYTDISGVTKGKGTQGPVKRWGVQKRKGKHARQGWRRRIGNLGPWNPSRVRSTVPQQGQTGYHQRTELNKRLVDIGDGDDINVDGGFVNYGEVDGQYALVKGSVPGPDKRLLRFRPAIRPKDQPRLDPEVRYVSTESNQG from the coding sequence ATGCCAGAAACAAGCAGACCACGCAAAGGTTCGCTAGGGTTTGGCCCCCGCACGCGCGCGACCAGCGAGGTTCCGCGCTTCAACTCGTGGCCCGAAGGAGACGGCAATCCGTCTCTCCAAGGCTTCGCGGGTTACAAGGCCGGTATGACCCACGTGGTAATGGTGAACGACGAATCCAACTCCCCGCGAGAAGGGATGGAGGAGACCGTTCCCGTTACTATCGTGGAGACGCCGCCGATGCGGGCGGTCGCTCTGCGAGCCTACGAAGATACGCCGTACGGCAAGAAGCCGCTGACGGAAGTGTGGGGCGACGACTTCCACGACGACCTCTCGCGCACGCTCGACGTGCCGGAGGACTACGATGTCGATGCCGCCGAAGACGAACTGCGCGAAGCAGTCTCGAACGGCGATGTCGCCGACCTTCGCGTCGTCACCCACACCGTTCCGGACGAAATCCCCAGCGTTCCCAAGAAGAAGCCCGACGTGATGGAGACTCGCGTCGGTGGCGGGTCGCTCGGCGACCGCGTCGATTTCGCGCTGGACCTCCTCGCTGACGGCGGGGAACACGCCATGAACGACGTGTTCCGCGCAGGCGAGTACACGGACATCAGCGGCGTCACGAAAGGTAAAGGCACGCAGGGTCCCGTCAAGCGATGGGGCGTCCAGAAGCGGAAGGGCAAGCACGCCCGGCAGGGATGGCGACGACGGATTGGCAACCTCGGTCCGTGGAACCCATCCCGCGTCCGCTCGACGGTGCCCCAGCAGGGCCAGACCGGATACCACCAGCGTACCGAACTCAACAAGCGCCTCGTCGACATCGGCGACGGCGACGACATCAACGTGGACGGCGGCTTCGTCAACTACGGCGAAGTCGACGGCCAGTACGCGTTGGTCAAGGGTTCGGTCCCCGGTCCGGACAAGCGTCTCCTGCGTTTCCGCCCGGCCATCCGGCCGAAAGACCAGCCGCGCCTCGACCCCGAGGTACGGTACGTAAGCACCGAATCGAATCAGGGATAA
- a CDS encoding 50S ribosomal protein L5 → MSEAEAEFHDMREPTVEKVVVHMGVGEGGRELADAEEILEDVTGQQSVRTLANSTKPEFGIRQGDPIGAKVTLRDEEAEEFLQKALPLSDVSAKQFDETGNFSFGVEEHTEFPSQEYDPNVGIYGLDVTVNLVRPGYRISKRDKVTRSVPSGHKLTVEDAIAYLESNFDVEVNE, encoded by the coding sequence ATGAGTGAAGCGGAAGCCGAATTCCACGACATGCGAGAGCCGACCGTCGAGAAAGTCGTCGTCCACATGGGCGTCGGCGAAGGCGGCCGCGAACTCGCGGACGCCGAGGAGATTCTCGAAGACGTGACCGGCCAGCAGAGCGTGCGGACGCTGGCCAACTCCACGAAACCCGAGTTCGGCATCCGTCAGGGCGACCCCATCGGCGCGAAGGTCACCCTGCGCGACGAGGAAGCCGAGGAGTTCCTCCAGAAGGCGCTGCCGCTGTCGGACGTGTCTGCCAAGCAGTTCGACGAGACGGGGAACTTCAGCTTCGGCGTCGAGGAACACACCGAGTTCCCGAGTCAGGAGTACGACCCGAACGTCGGCATCTACGGTCTCGACGTGACGGTCAACCTCGTCCGACCGGGCTACCGAATCAGCAAGCGCGACAAGGTGACTCGCTCGGTGCCGTCGGGTCACAAACTGACCGTCGAGGACGCCATCGCGTACCTCGAATCCAACTTCGACGTGGAGGTCAACGAATGA
- the rplX gene encoding 50S ribosomal protein L24 encodes MTKQPRKQRNQTEHASLHERHEHVKATLADDLREEFDARSVRVNAGDTVEVMRGDFAGEEGEVIKVDLRDAVVHVEDVTLEKADGEEVPRPLDASNLRVTDLDLEDDRREARLRGENE; translated from the coding sequence ATGACTAAGCAACCACGCAAACAGCGAAACCAGACCGAGCACGCCTCGCTCCACGAGCGACACGAGCACGTCAAGGCGACGCTCGCCGACGACCTCCGCGAGGAGTTCGACGCCCGTAGCGTCCGCGTCAACGCGGGCGACACTGTCGAGGTCATGCGCGGGGACTTCGCCGGAGAGGAAGGCGAAGTTATCAAAGTGGACCTGCGCGATGCCGTCGTCCACGTCGAGGACGTGACCCTCGAGAAGGCCGACGGCGAAGAGGTCCCGCGACCGCTCGACGCGAGCAACCTCCGCGTGACCGACCTCGACCTCGAAGACGACCGGCGCGAGGCGCGCCTCCGAGGTGAGAACGAATGA
- a CDS encoding 50S ribosomal protein L22 encodes MGISYSVETDPDTTAKGMLRERHMSHKHSKAIAREIKGMTADEAREYLQQVIDGERSVPFKQHNSGVGHRSDIDGWDAGRYPEKASEAFLDLITNVVNNADQQGFDGETMEIMHVAAHKIGEVQGRKPRAMGRASAWNTPEVDVELVLKEVQE; translated from the coding sequence ATGGGAATCAGTTACAGCGTCGAGACCGACCCGGACACCACCGCCAAGGGGATGCTCCGGGAGCGGCACATGAGCCACAAGCACAGCAAAGCCATCGCCCGCGAAATCAAGGGCATGACCGCTGACGAGGCACGCGAGTACCTCCAGCAGGTCATCGACGGTGAGCGGTCGGTGCCGTTCAAGCAGCACAACAGCGGCGTCGGCCACCGAAGCGACATCGACGGCTGGGACGCCGGTCGCTACCCCGAGAAGGCTAGCGAGGCCTTCCTCGACCTCATCACGAACGTCGTCAACAACGCCGACCAGCAGGGCTTTGACGGCGAGACGATGGAGATTATGCACGTCGCCGCCCACAAAATCGGCGAGGTGCAGGGCCGGAAACCCCGCGCGATGGGACGCGCCAGCGCGTGGAACACGCCCGAAGTAGACGTAGAACTCGTACTCAAAGAGGTGCAAGAATAA
- a CDS encoding 30S ribosomal protein S14 produces the protein MSESETDSEATGEHAAKRTGQIEECQRCGRKQGLVGKYDIYLCRQCFREIARSMGFKKYR, from the coding sequence ATGAGTGAAAGCGAAACCGACTCCGAGGCGACCGGAGAACACGCGGCCAAGCGCACCGGCCAAATCGAAGAGTGCCAGCGCTGCGGTCGGAAACAGGGTCTCGTCGGAAAGTACGACATCTACCTGTGTCGACAGTGTTTCCGCGAAATCGCCCGGAGCATGGGCTTCAAGAAGTATCGATAA
- a CDS encoding 50S ribosomal protein L23, whose product MSVIEYPWVTEKAMNEMDFQNKLQFIVDLDAEKPEIRDEIEDQYEVTIEKINTQVTMNGDKKATVTLSEDDDAQEVASRIGVF is encoded by the coding sequence ATGAGCGTCATCGAGTACCCGTGGGTCACCGAGAAGGCGATGAACGAGATGGACTTCCAGAACAAGCTCCAGTTCATCGTGGACCTCGACGCCGAGAAGCCGGAAATCCGCGACGAAATCGAAGACCAGTACGAGGTCACCATCGAGAAGATAAACACGCAGGTCACCATGAACGGTGACAAGAAAGCGACGGTGACTCTCTCGGAGGACGACGACGCGCAAGAAGTCGCCTCCCGAATCGGGGTGTTCTGA
- the rpl4p gene encoding 50S ribosomal protein L4 yields MQATIRNLDGEEDGSVDLPDVFDKTVRPDLIKRAVLAAQANRKQDYGADDYAGMRTSAESPGSGRGMAHVPRTNGQGARVPQTVGGRKAHPPKEEKDRTLDINTKERKKAIRSAVAATADADLVAERGHRFDEDLDLPLVVSDDFEDLVKTKEVVSFLESVGLDADIERAEENKTVRAGKGTTRGRKYKTPKSVLFVTSEEPSKAARNLAGADVATAREVNAEDLAPGTHAGRLTVWTESAVEEVADR; encoded by the coding sequence ATGCAGGCAACTATCCGCAACCTCGACGGCGAGGAAGACGGTTCCGTGGACCTGCCGGACGTGTTCGACAAGACTGTCCGGCCGGACCTCATCAAGCGAGCCGTTCTCGCCGCGCAGGCAAACCGAAAGCAGGACTACGGTGCCGACGACTACGCCGGGATGCGAACCTCGGCGGAGTCGCCCGGTAGCGGTCGCGGGATGGCTCACGTCCCCCGGACGAACGGGCAGGGCGCACGAGTGCCCCAGACCGTCGGGGGTCGCAAGGCCCACCCGCCGAAAGAAGAGAAAGACCGGACGCTCGACATCAACACGAAGGAGCGAAAGAAGGCAATCCGAAGCGCAGTCGCGGCGACTGCCGACGCCGACCTCGTGGCCGAGCGCGGCCACCGCTTCGACGAGGACCTCGACCTACCGCTCGTCGTGAGCGACGACTTCGAGGACCTCGTGAAGACCAAGGAGGTCGTCTCCTTCCTCGAATCGGTCGGCTTGGACGCCGACATCGAGCGTGCCGAGGAGAACAAGACGGTTCGTGCCGGGAAGGGTACGACTCGTGGTCGCAAGTACAAGACGCCGAAGTCCGTGCTGTTCGTGACCAGCGAGGAACCCTCGAAGGCCGCCCGCAACCTCGCGGGTGCCGACGTTGCGACCGCACGAGAGGTCAACGCCGAGGACCTCGCGCCCGGTACCCACGCTGGCCGACTCACCGTCTGGACCGAGAGCGCAGTCGAGGAGGTGGCCGACCGATGA